From Delphinus delphis chromosome X, mDelDel1.2, whole genome shotgun sequence, a single genomic window includes:
- the IRS4 gene encoding insulin receptor substrate 4, producing MASCSFARDQATRRLRAAAAATAAALAAVAPTPLLSSGTPTALIGTGSSCPGAMWLSTATGSRSDSESDEEDLPVGDEVCKRGYLRKQKHGHRRYFVLKLETADAPARLEYYENARKFRHSVRAAAAAAAAAASGAAVPALIPPRRVITLYQCFSVSQRADARYRHLIALFTQDEYFAMVAENESEQESWYLLLSRLILESKRRRCGTPGAQPDGEPAALAAAAAAEPPFYKDVWQVIVKPRGLGHRKELSGVFRLCLTDEEVVFVRLNTEVASVVVQLLSIRRCGHSEQYFFLEVGRSTVIGPGELWMQVDDCVVAQNMHELFLEKMRALCADEYRARCRSYSISIGAHLLTLLSTRRHLDMLPLEPGGWLRRSRFEQFCHLRAIGDGEDEMLLARRYITPSEPVPPSRRGRLHLPRARRSRRAISVPASFFRRVAPSPVRGPHPAEAPSEGACLSSEAPGSGSGNSGEEGNPQGKEDQEGNGGDYMPMNNWGSGNGRGSGGGQGSSGQGSSSQSSGGSQCSGRGHGSGGGQGSSGSQGSSGQGSGGQGAGGNQCSGDGQGTSGGHGSGSGQGAGGGHGSGRGQGPGDGHGSGRGRNSGGSKGSGSGKGSEGNGDHGKSLKKRSYFGKLTQSKQQQMPPPSPPPPPPAAATGGKGKSGGRFRLYFCADRGATKERKEAKEVKDAETPEGAARGPHRARAFDEDEDDPYVPMRPGVAAPLSSSSDYMPMAPQNVSVSKKRHSRSPFEDSRGYMMMFPRVSPPPAPSPAKAPDPDKEDDSKDNDSDSDYMFMAPGAGAIPKNPRNPQGGSSSKSWSSYFSLPNAFRSSPLGQSDHSEYVPMLPGKFLGKGLDKEASSNRGPKDVTSKPSVEGSFSKPRDEGSPNKRSGDGPPKNKTKRPNRLPFITKGNKIKPKPQKPTHEQKEADSTSGYIKIDFAKRGSNMPAPCIQRLPGLWGIIADPRQFAFSNYVNVEFGVPFPNPANDLSDLLRAIPGANPFSLDGARWPLPPLPPSATGNSANEEEGDYIEVIFNPAMTPAVPFADSAIRYDAETGRIYVVDPFSECCMDISLSPSRCSEPPPVARLLLEEELERRRPQSRSQSFFAAARAAVSAFPTDSLERDLSASLAAAAATAPTVAVSRALAAASTLVAAPGSGAAAAGLEAAAGSDSASVRRFQPAANAAGAEVVRAAQDVAGGSNPRAQNPSADLAGGNRAGGAAAAAAAPPPSPGRGRAPRPPEQEDSDDDDTYVRMDFARPDNEKFDSPQRGW from the coding sequence ATGGCGAGTTGCTCCTTCGCTCGCGACCAAGCGACAAGGAGACTGCGAGCTGCAGCAGCGGCAACAGCGGCAGCTCTAGCTGCGGTGGCGCCCACCCCACTTCTTTCCTCGGGAACCCCGACCGCACTCATTGGGACCGGGTCGTCTTGTCCGGGAGCCATGTGGCTCTCCACGGCCACAGGCTCCCGGTCAGACTCCGAGTCCGATGAGGAGGACCTCCCCGTCGGGGACGAAGTCTGCAAACGCGGCTACCTGCGGAAGCAGAAGCATGGCCACAGGCGCTACTTCGTGCTCAAACTGGAGACCGCCGACGCCCCAGCTCGACTGGAATACTACGAAAATGCCAGGAAGTTCCGGCACAGTGTCCGCGCCGCGGCGGCTGCAGCAGCGGCGGCTGCCTCTGGCGCCGCGGTCCCCGCGCTCATCCCACCGCGGCGCGTGATCACCCTGTACCAGTGCTTCTCGGTGAGCCAGCGAGCCGACGCAAGGTACCGACACCTCATCGCTCTTTTCACCCAGGACGAGTACTTCGCGATGGTGGCCGAGAACGAGTCGGAGCAAGAGAGCTGGTACTTGCTGCTCAGCCGCCTCATCCTCGAGAGCAAGCGCCGCCGCTGCGGCACGCCCGGCGCGCAGCCGGATGGAGAGCCGGCCGCACTGGCGGCTGCAGCGGCGGCGGAGCCACCCTTCTACAAAGATGTGTGGCAGGTAATAGTCAAACCCAGGGGGCTGGGGCACAGAAAAGAGCTGAGCGGCGTGTTCCGGCTCTGTCTTACCGACGAGGAGGTTGTGTTTGTGAGGCTAAATACCGAAGTGGCCAGCGTGGTCGTCCAGCTCCTGAGCATCCGTCGCTGCGGGCACTCGGAGCAGTATTTCTTCTTGGAAGTCGGCAGGTCCACCGTCATCGGTCCGGGGGAGCTCTGGATGCAGGTCGATGACTGTGTGGTGGCCCAAAACATGCACGAGCTGTTTTTGGAGAAGATGAGAGCCTTGTGTGCAGACGAATACAGAGCCCGCTGCCGCAGCTACAGCATCAGTATCGGCGCCCACCTGTTAACCCTGCTGTCCACTAGGAGGCACCTGGACATGCTGCCGCTCGAGCCCGGCGGCTGGCTCAGAAGGTCCCGCTTTGAGCAGTTTTGCCACCTCAGGGCCATCGGTGATGGGGAAGACGAGATGCTCCTCGCCAGGCGCTACATAACACCCAGTGAGCCTGTGCCCCCCTCCAGGCGAGGAAGACTGCACCTGCCCAGAGCGCGGAGATCCAGGAGAGCGATTTCAGTGCCAGCCAGCTTTTTTCGCCGTGTAGCACCCAGCCCCGTGCGTGGCCCGCACCCTGCAGAAGCCCCCAGCGAGGGAGCTTGCCTGTCTTCTGAAGCACCTGGTTCCGGCTCTGGCAACTCTGGGGAAGAAGGCAATCCTCAGGGAAAAGAGGACCAGGAAGGAAACGGAGGCGACTATATGCCCATGAACAATTGGGGCTCTGGAAATGGCCGGGGCTCAGGAGGTGGACAGGGTTCAAGTGGCCAAGGTTCCAGTAGCCAGAGCTCTGGAGGAAGCCAGTGCTCGGGCAGGGGGCACGGCTCCGGAGGTGGCCAGGGCTCAAGTGGCAGCCAGGGCTCAAGTGGCCAGGGCTCTGGGGGCCAGGGTGCAGGAGGAAACCAGTGCTCAGGAGATGGCCAGGGCACCTCAGGTGGGCATGGCTCAGGCAGTGGCCAGGGAGCTGGAGGTGGGCACGGCTCAGGCCGTGGCCAAGGACCCGGAGATGGCCATGGCTCAGGCAGGGGCAGGAACTCTGGAGGGAGCAAAGGCTCAGGAAGTGGGAAAGGCTCCGAAGGCAATGGTGACCATGGGAAATCTCTGAAGAAAAGATCCTACTTTGGCAAATTAACTCAAAGCAAGCAACAGCAAATGCCACCACCTTCACCGCCTCCACCCCCGCCAGCTGCAGCAACTGGTGGAAAAGGAAAGTCTGGGGGAAGGTTCCGACTTTATTTTTGTGCTGACAGAGGAGCCACAAAAGAACGCAAAGAAGCCAAAGAAGTTAAAGACGCAGAGACCCCAGAAGGTGCAGCTCGGGGTCCCCACAGGGCCAGAGCTTTTGATGAAGATGAGGATGACCCATACGTGCCAATGAGGCCAGGGGTGGCTGCCCCTCTCTCAAGCTCCAGCGATTATATGCCAATGGCTCCTCAAAATGTCTCTGTGTCAAAGAAGCGCCACTCTCGATCACCTTTCGAAGATTCAAGAGGGTACATGATGATGTTTCCCAGGGTGAGCCCACCACCTGCACCAAGTCCTGCAAAAGCACCTGATCCTGACAAAGAGGATGACTCAAAGGACAATGACAGTGACAGTGACTACATGTTTATGGCTCCTGGAGCTGGTGCAATTccaaaaaaccccagaaatcCTCAGGGAGGCTCTTCCTCCAAAAGTTGGAGCTCCTACTTCTCTCTGCCAAACGCTTTTCGGAGCTCCCCATTGGGGCAGAGTGACCACAGTGAGTATGTACCAATGTTACCTGGAAAATTCCTGGGGAAGGGCCTAGACAAAGAAGCCTCATCTAACAGAGGCCCCAAAGATGTAACTTCAAAGCCTTCAGTTGAGGGGTCATTCTCAAAGCCTAGAGATGAGGGATCACCTAACAAGCGTTCAGGTGATGGGCCCCCCAAGAACAAGACTAAGAGACCTAATCGACTTCCTTTTATTACAAAAGGGAATAAAATCAAGCCAAAACCACAAAAGCCCACACATGAGCAGAAAGAAGCCGACAGCACTAGTGGCTACATCAAGATTGACTTCGCTAAAAGAGGTAGCAACATGCCAGCTCCCTGTATTCAAAGACTGCCGGGTTTGTGGGGCATAATTGCCGACCCCAGACAGTTCGCCTTTTCGAATTACGTGAATGTTGAGTTCGGAGTGCCATTTCCAAATCCAGCAAACGACCTCTCAGATCTTTTAAGAGCTATTCCAGGTGCCAACCCCTTCTCTCTGGACGGTGCTAGGTGGCCACTTCCGCCTCTTCCTCCCAGTGCTACAGGTAACAGTGctaatgaggaagaaggtgactACATTGAAGTGATTTTCAACCCAGCAATGACACCAGCCGTGCCTTTTGCTGACAGTGCCATTCGCTACGATGCTGAAACAGGTCGCATCTACGTGGTCGACCCATTTTCTGAGTGCTGTATGGACATTTCTCTCTCCCCGAGCCGCTGCTCTGAACCACCACCTGTAGCGAGGCTGCTGCTGGAAGAAGAGCTCGAGAGAAGACGCCCACAAAGCCGTTCGCAAAGTTTCTTTGCAGCTGCCAGAGCCGCCGTCTCTGCTTTCCCGACCGACAGCCTCGAGAGAGACCTCTCCGCCTCTTTAGCCGCGGCCGCGGCAACCGCGCCAACCGTAGCCGTGAGCCGGGCTTTAGCCGCCGCCTCCACCCTGGTCGCTGCCCCGGGCAGCGGCGCTGCCGCCGCGGGCCTCGAGGCCGCCGCGGGATCTGACTCCGCCTCCGTCCGCCGGTTCCAACCTGCTGCTAATGCTGCTGGTGCCGAAGTGGTAAGAGCGGCCCAAGACGTTGCGGGTGGCTCGAACCCCAGAGCCCAAAACCCATCGGCAGACCTTGCGGGAGGTAACAGAGCCGGCGGGGCTGCCGCTGCAGCCGCCGCTCCCCCTCCATCACCTGGCCGCGGCCGGGCGCCGAGACCCCCAGAGCAAGAAGATTCTGACGACGACGACACGTACGTGAGAATGGACTTTGCCAGACCTGACAACGAGAAGTTCGACTCTCCCCAAAGAGGTTGGTGA